DNA from Nitrospira sp.:
GGTGCAGTACCGATTGATTTCAGGTAGGGCATGTCCGCAGGAGGGGCAGGGTTTCATACAGGAGGTTCCAGATGGAGTCTGCAGCCTAACGCGAGTGGAGCAGGAATTCCAGCGTCAAGATCGGAAGTTCGGGCCATAGGCGCCGGGTCCTGCGCACCGTTCGTTGACAGGTTTCAAAGCCCCTTCCTATAATCCGCCGCCATGCCATTCATTTTCTTGATCGCTGCTGCGGGCCGATCGCAAAACCCTTTCCCGCTGGAGCGACCGTGACGCTTCCATCCATTCGACGAGTGGCAGTCATTGGGGCCGGGGCCTGGGGGACGGCCTTGGCTCGTCACCTCGCGGGGAAAGAGATTTCGGTCAGGCTGTGGGCCTACGAGGTCGAGGTCGTTCAGGCCATCCAACGTCATCGCGAAAACCGGTTGTATTTGTCGGGGGTGCCCCTTCCGACGACCTTGTCTGCGACCAATGTGTTGTCCGAAGCCCTGTCGGGGGCCGACTGTGTGATCTTCGCCGTGCCCTCGCACGTGGCGCGGTCGGTCCTGAAGCAAATCGGCCCCTTGCTTCTGCAGCCGATCCCCTTGATCAGCGCCACGAAGGGCATCGAAGAAGAGACGCTCAAACTCATGACGCAGGTCATGCAGGAGGTGTTGCCGGCGTCCATGCGGGAGTCCTTGATGGTCTTGTCCGGGCCGAGCTTTGCGGCAGAGGTCAGCCAGGGACAACCGAGTGCCATCTGCCTTGCCGGACCGGATACGGGAGTCGTCAAGGCAATCCAGACTCTGTTGATGACGTCGAGTTTCCGCGTCTATGCGGACGACGACCTGATCGGGGTGCAACTCGGGGGTGCGTTGAAAAACGTGATGGCGCTGGCAGCCGGAGTCGTCGATGGGCTTGCGCTCGGACATAACGCCCGCGCCGCCCTCATTACCCGTGGGTTGGCCGAAATGATCCGGCTTGGAGCGGCGATGGGCGCAGACCAGCGCACCTTCTATGGGCTGTCCGGGGTCGGGGACCTCATCCTGACCTGCACCGGTCCATTGAGCCGGAATCACTCAGTGGGAGTACGACTGGGGAAGGGTGAACGGCTCGCCGGCATCCTTGCGGGCATGCAGGCGGTGGCTGAAGGCGTGCGCACGGCGAAGGCGGCGCTGGGGCTCGCCATACGTTACGGCGTGGACATGCCGATCGTGCAGGAAGTGAACGCGGTGCTCTTTGCCGACAAGCCCTGCCGTCGGGCGGTCGGCGACCTCATGGAGCGCGAAGCCAAAGAGGAGAAAAGCCTGTCATGAATCAGGACCAATTGCAGGCGTTGCTCACCCAGGTTCAACGGGGCGTCATCGAGGTGCCGGACGCACTCCAACGACTGCGGACCCTGCCCTACGAAAACCTTGGATTTGCCTCGCTGGACCACCATCGGGCGCTCCGCCAGGGATTCCCGGAGGTGATTTTTTGCGAAGGCAAGACGGAACGCCAGGTCGTTACCATCGCCAAGACCCTGCTGCGGAAGAATAATGCCCTGCTGGCCACGAGGGTGGAGCGGCCTGTCGCCCGGGCGTTGCTGCGGCTCAGCAAGCGGGCGGTCTATCATGAGGAGGCGCGGGTTGTGGCGATTGCGCCGCCGAAGCTGGTGCGGCGCGGATCCGTGTTGATCGTCACCGCCGGCACCGCCGATATTCCGGTAGCGGAAGAGGCACGCGTGACGGCCGACATCATGGGAAGCCGGACGGACAGCCTGTACGACGTGGGGGTGGCAGGCTTGCATCGCCTGCTCGGCCAGCAGGAACGGCTGCATGGGGCGCGAGTCTTGGTGGTGGTGGCAGGAATGGATGGCGTGCTTCCGAGCGTCGTCGGCGGGTTAGTCAGGCAACCGGTGATTGCCGTACCGACGAGCCGCGGCTATGGGGCGCATTTCGGCGGCTTGGCCGCGTTGTTAACGATGTTGAACTCCTGCGCGGCCGGGGTCGGGGTGATGAACATCGACAACGGTTTCGGGGCCGGTTGTCTGGCCCATCGAATCAATATGGTAGGGGAAACAGAAGGTGGAGGTCCTG
Protein-coding regions in this window:
- a CDS encoding Glycerol-3-phosphate dehydrogenase [NAD(P)+], giving the protein MTLPSIRRVAVIGAGAWGTALARHLAGKEISVRLWAYEVEVVQAIQRHRENRLYLSGVPLPTTLSATNVLSEALSGADCVIFAVPSHVARSVLKQIGPLLLQPIPLISATKGIEEETLKLMTQVMQEVLPASMRESLMVLSGPSFAAEVSQGQPSAICLAGPDTGVVKAIQTLLMTSSFRVYADDDLIGVQLGGALKNVMALAAGVVDGLALGHNARAALITRGLAEMIRLGAAMGADQRTFYGLSGVGDLILTCTGPLSRNHSVGVRLGKGERLAGILAGMQAVAEGVRTAKAALGLAIRYGVDMPIVQEVNAVLFADKPCRRAVGDLMEREAKEEKSLS
- a CDS encoding Circadian phase modifier; translation: MNQDQLQALLTQVQRGVIEVPDALQRLRTLPYENLGFASLDHHRALRQGFPEVIFCEGKTERQVVTIAKTLLRKNNALLATRVERPVARALLRLSKRAVYHEEARVVAIAPPKLVRRGSVLIVTAGTADIPVAEEARVTADIMGSRTDSLYDVGVAGLHRLLGQQERLHGARVLVVVAGMDGVLPSVVGGLVRQPVIAVPTSRGYGAHFGGLAALLTMLNSCAAGVGVMNIDNGFGAGCLAHRINMVGETEGGGPAIP